A segment of the Ischnura elegans chromosome 13 unlocalized genomic scaffold, ioIscEleg1.1 SUPER_13_unloc_1, whole genome shotgun sequence genome:
caccaAAATAGCATGCAGTTTTAATTTTACGAAACTGGCTTCCCAATACATTAAAaagaaagtgaggtatcaaattgcagaaaataaagtttttttttgccactggcgaggaaaaaataatatgttaattttgttttgcaatttatggaattttacttggaaaattgTGCGCCTATTAAATTTGTAtcaatcatgtgcatatcattgtggatattttcaatcgcaattgacgcactaaaaccttttaaagtgataattgtccAAGGCGTATTTTTCGCGCTGATTCCGATTCTGTGCTTAGATTCTTTTTATCACAtttagtttctttaggacagcttaatgtatgtttttgcttttacgaaaaaggaaatttaattcatttatgtatcctGAGAAAGTGAGTGTGTATGAGaaagtgtaaataaaaatttcctgccAAAATATGTTGTCCTATGATGTCATGCGTTCCTATTCTGGCTGCTTCAGCTGCAACTTCTcatcagcatgtgaccagctgtaggAGCGAGAAGATGTTCGATTTCTCTGATGATAATAGAAGATAGACATTTGTTATTTGTTGCTCGCaagaaattacagcttattacaacgtaatcgctgagaagtggcttagctttaaTCAGAATGTAGGcatagatagtgcgtgaaccatcctaaTGACTTTTATTACATAAACAGTGAAAtaacttttaaggctcaaaggtggaaaattacccCATTTTTCAGACAGGGCTATAAACTTTATATAGACTGCCttttgggtggccaagataaagaatgcgatccccatgtgttgtgtggcaccaaTGTAGAGCTTCTTAATAGTTGGTAGAAGGGAAAATgtcataaggaatttgccgtccccatAATTTGGCAGGTCATTGTTCAGacttatttttgatgaaaaaaatgaaaggaattacgacgaagtcaaaacacactgTAAAaaatccagacaactttgaatcgGCGATACTACCGTTctctcactccgaaaatttacaagtgccgaaaccaatggagtatgcTAATCGCAgcaaatattcagaaagtaataAAAAACGTGATAATGAcggattcggaaactcgaagaACCCAagttttggaccgagtaaatctgctggacctcattttatgacgcaagagaatttaaatgatgtactgcacgatttaaattttatcttgaaagcagggtaaaatattaggatcacaatttaagggttgaaaattgttggatccaaatacgaaacttttgatgtcccgctctcgccatgacgaatttgaaATGGTTTCTTCACCAAAACagatttgctttttgcaatgatgttctctctgttatggatactcttaatttcgaattaaacacagatgattagcgtttgctcatttattcctcctaggttattttaaaggataatctcttacataatggcaatgagctcccatcaatactgttaactcatgaaactgaaatgaaagaatcttacgagaatacgcagttacttttagaaaaaaatcactaccaaaaatatacatggaaaatttgtggccacttaaagtaattgcaattttactaggattacagcttggctatacgaaatgttttgcTTCATCAGCGAATGGGATATCAGGGACAGAAAAAATTGTTGCTTGAAAACAATGTGTCcggaacgtaaagaactcgtccctggatccaaaaatgtcctttttcagcctttggttgatccaaaaatatattctttttcctcctcctatTAAATAgcgactttttttaaattttgtgtaagCCATGGACAAAtatggtgctggttttacttacTTGAAACAAAAAGTCGTTCAATTAAGTGAGATCAAATAAGAAAtatgtattgggccacagattaggaaTTGAAGGATACAGAATTTCAGTAGGAAGACGGATCAatggagaaaagcgcgtggaacgcatttaaaaatgtatcgtgacattttttaagaaatatcatggcagaaaattatcatgatctggtggctatgtttatataattaaattgtaccaaaatatgggctgcaatatgaattttaaaatctattttcttgaCTCAAACCCTGCCCTTTTCCACCAAACCTAAGCGCTTTTAGAGATGAACAAAGAGAGGGTTTCGatcaagatattttacatttggaaaaatagaaccaaggaaatttcagcaacatgttatcagattactgattgacactgaatAAGAACTTACCATTTgctaaatatataagaaaatcctacgaaagtacctatttttcacatttttaaaatcacgatttatttgattaaatattcttgaacccttatttagttcggttgtcctaaagaaagtagacgtgATAGAAAATATCTGAGCCATGATTTGGAAACAGGACGAAAAGCACCTCAAGGATCatccaacaacatctctaggatagaaaaaagttttttgttgaccagtgtatttagggtaattcctgatgctcaaaatcgctcctcgccattgctgccttgcagattacgtcttgCGAATATTTAtcctgtaaattttcagagacgagaaaatgaggaagtggagatgggctttcagtgaattttatCACGAGTGCCGGAGTAGGAGCGAAGAAGGAAGGGAAATGAGGGTTAGAgcgagatagcgggtaaaagtaAGGCACTATTCCTAGGGATATCAAATGCGCCATCATtgtagagaggagtacgaaatacgttcgagcctcggttcgaggcaggcaaattcaccgtcacgaccttggtggctgaaaaaagaccgtatttgaatttccctcgtctctttccaaggattatatactgttagaaagggaagccattctcctgcgaagcgatggtagcggcacaaactttgttgggatactttttcccccatagtacatgtCAAACTAAGTTGCTCTtaatcgagaaagacttttcacactcgttgcaagaaaacagtttctctcccgtgtgcgtgcgtACATGTCTAAGTAAGTTGCTCTtaatcgagaaagacttttcacactcgttgcatgaaaaaggccttTCTCCTGTGTGAGTACGTACGTGAGCGTAGAGACTGCCTTTCCTAGAGAAGGACTTACTGCACACCTtacatataaaaggcttctctccggTATGTGTTCGCAAGTGACTGTCGAGAATACTCTTCTGATTGAAACACAtgcggcaaatgctacaagaatacggtttatcccccgtgtgcgtacgaatatgtctaactaagtggTTCTTAATcgggaaagacttttcacactcattgcatgaaaaaggcctctctcccgtgtgtgtttgCATGTGACTTTTGAGATTACCCTTCCGAGTGAAAGATTTCTGGCAGATTCTGCACGAGTggggtttctctcccgtgtgcgtgcgtACGTGTCTAACTAAGTCCCTCTTATTccagaaagacttttcacactcgttgcatgaaTAGGGACTTTCTCCTCTGTGAGTACGTACATGAGCGTAGAGATTTTTTTTCCTATAGAAGGGCTTGCTGCAGACCTTACATATAAAAGGCGTTTCTACTGCGTGTGTCAGTACGTGACTCTTGAAATGACCTCTATGAGTGAAAGACTTGCTGcaagtgctacaagaatacgTTTTTCCTCCTGCGTGTGTAAGTTTGTGTAGGGTGAAGTCCCTTTTCTGAGTGAAGGACTCAGTGCACTCGCTGCATGAATATggtctctcttcctctctcggaCCCACGTGATTGCGTACATTTTTAATGCTAGTTGACTCTGAAGATAAACGCTGTGAAGTTGATTTCTCTCCTACTGTGAAACTTTTCGTCAATCGTCTTATGTTTTTCCcatccccttttcctccactggtTTCCTTGATGAGCACATTTTCTTTTGGCATAGGCTCTAGTCTTTTCCTATCCAGCCCACTTAAAGCCTTTGAGATGGTAGGCTCGCAAGAAATGCTGTGTCCGCTTGATGGAAGTGCTTCCAGAGACTCATCTTCGATTGATGATTCCGCTGCAGCATCAAAATTAcgagcaacaaaatgaattttcatgtgtttcattagCTCCTTTCTGTTATTGAACACATCTCTGCAGTTAAAACAATTAtatgaatcttcgtttgaactgtaaCTATTCCATGGATTTTCGATCAAGCAATTAAGTACCTCGTTGTTGCCTCCCATGATGGTCTCACAGCCACTTCTGTCATTTCTACTTATTCTGATAAACCTAAGGTTATGCGAGGTATTTGGTGCAACACAACCACTTCTCTCCCCAACAACAGCCATTGCGGGtccacctctgctgcttttaagtgattcaatgtctttggtattacattgtctgtcatcaggaattgagcaactTGATATCTTATCAGAGTcagaagcaccacatttttccaagtcttcatctatcagatttttctctatctcttcatGGGATGATCCAGCCTTGGAATCAATCTGTGTCACCAAAGGTGTGggaccaatgcattcatcaattgaatgattCCTTAGATTTCCTTCTGCAAGCAGATATGAAGTGGATGTTGTTTGCTCGGCAGCCAGGACccctagaagaaaatttcaaatagcaactaacacagtcaaatatgaaatttaagaCTAAAACATCTTCTATATAAAATCCGTTGAATGGACGGAAAAATGCACAAACAGGTGGTACAATAGCTGCTCAAGTTGGACTTGAATAGAGACTCGATGtaaatgaatggaggggaaaagaacACATAGCATAAAAATGACGAGGGCAACAGGGGTGTAGTagaacaaaaaagacgaaatcatGGGTTAAAATGATACGTATACAAATAATTAAGCACACACATGCGCACCACACATACAACTTCCAATtgcagaaaaagaataaaattagaccCCTTTCATAATTGGTccttaaaaaagggaaaaatatttttcttttaaatcgaatatttaatgattggtgaatattttctaaattaaaaaggttcctaacaatggcaatcacattaaattttgtggtactacAGATGAGTAgtacgaaaaattattttgaaattttcctggattagttttcatagaggtaattaaaaatttaaagataaaaccAATGAATAAACAGCCAAAAGAAACTCCCTTGAGTGAAATATACCCAACTGTCATGAGATAAGCAATGGTTTGGAGCGGCACTGGGGGCAGATATTCCAAGTATGGCACGAAAGTCTGAGCTCTTATTTGTGTTGGGACAAtagcatttccactctttttcattatacgtagtttaatcatttcccaagctatcttctgcagaaaaccactcctaataacttgagaagatatttaatgaacctttaaaatgccaagggcaatgaaagcagaaaaaatcaataattagtaaataaaatgacCAAAGGCTGCCATTTTGTATTACGTCCTGCAGTATAGTTTTTGCACAGAATTGGACGTTCACTACATCAACGTCAATTTTAGTTGTTGTAGGATGTAAGCgtatcagatttattttggctttccctttcagcatcaatggcataatcataatacattttataaagaataaggactaatttattattttgggtcagTATGACATTATCGTCAATTCTTCTGGGAACTAAAGAGAGATGAATTCACTGCTCTGCTTTTGCAAGGGAAAATTTCTCTCAGAATTcacctcttatttctttttttttgcaccaGCATATAAAGACCTTTctctttcagcaattattttggctaagggtacaatagatttttcttccctgttgttcattatatacattgatgaactctgctcccgcattagcagtaaaataggtttatttgctgacgaccccatcatctatcgcgaaattagtgatcactctgacaatgaaattctatcattggactgaaacaacgttaatttgtggagccaagagatggcactcgaacttaatctgagcaaatgcatgacggtaaatttcttgtggaattcgtacaactataaccatgtttatgcagtggatggtgttaacatagTGGCAACATACGAAGTGCcctacctgggagttacgataactttgaacctattgtggggaacacacataagatatatttgtggcatagccctgaagaaattaggatttgtcaagcgtattgtgggaagattttcagatgagataGTTAAATataggtgctattttgcactcgtccgaccgcacctcgaTAAagcaacgagcgtatgggatccagcaaagaaagacttaatcagcgagctgaaaaaaaatactaaggaaggctgTGTGGTTCGCCAAAAACCGCTACCtttgtacagaaagcattacccagatgttatgtgaattggactgggagccactggagactcaaAGGCcacacgctaggcttagatttcttgaacagttgagaatggatttctttaaaagCAACACATAGGACAAaatactagagccccactatattttcaggtccgatagaagcgataaattaaaagagttgtttTGCGGAAagggtagatatgggaattcatttttcccccgagccgtaaaggactttaatagatGATGGTCCTAATTCCcatagagcatatcctttttatgtaagaacaggGGAAGGCCTAagaccccctaccacacgcctttcagggAATTATGCAGATTGaatgtagaattatttgattgatatgAAGAATTCGGCTGTTTCTTAGCCATACTGATTTCGTTTCTGGAGCATACCTATCAATTTAATATTATgtcaaccatattttctcctccaaggaAGCTTCATGCCTAGTTGTCAGTGAAACCTAACAAAGCACCTTTGCTAATCCCAAGGACAAAAGGGTGAAATTGCTAATTTTCCCACGAATTCAAAATGGTCCAAAAGCAGAGCTAATTTTTGCCCTCATTTGACCAAGTTCCATATATAATTTTCAGCATTCGCACCGCTATTCAccggcatttctggaaaaaaggtgtGTGGTTActatgagtaaattttttttctttcaataaactagtctccaagcttggttgaagcaaggcagtattatttttattcatttgatatgaccctttaactgtcaaaaatgccaaatggagaaaatgaagaaaaaattcttagccattggtcagttacatacccaacaatttaagtgaagcaaaaatattttgttagagAAGACCATTAAAAACGATTCAGATGACTAcgaaaaagtaagtaaatataataattctcCCCTATCTCattaccacttaaaataaagacaacaggaaatatgTATGGATAACTAATTcaggttcttcatccttcagAATCAGTCACAATA
Coding sequences within it:
- the LOC124172162 gene encoding zinc finger protein 260-like — encoded protein: MASGGKEVDDEGRGVVLTGLDWKLIEAKKGPSPEEGDTAKLNTLSASQDEKVEAQCRGAMVADLDWTLVGTKEEPSPKENAQPTLSVDEDPFESSTTAHESAFGVLAAEQTTSTSYLLAEGNLRNHSIDECIGPTPLVTQIDSKAGSSHEEIEKNLIDEDLEKCGASDSDKISSCSIPDDRQCNTKDIESLKSSRGGPAMAVVGERSGCVAPNTSHNLRFIRISRNDRSGCETIMGGNNEVLNCLIENPWNSYSSNEDSYNCFNCRDVFNNRKELMKHMKIHFVARNFDAAAESSIEDESLEALPSSGHSISCEPTISKALSGLDRKRLEPMPKENVLIKETSGGKGDGKNIRRLTKSFTVGEKSTSQRLSSESTSIKNVRNHVGPREEERPYSCSECTESFTQKRDFTLHKLTHAGGKTYSCSTCSKSFTHRGHFKSHVLTHAVETPFICKVCSKPFYRKKNLYAHVRTHRGESPYSCNECEKSFWNKRDLVRHVRTHTGEKPHSCRICQKSFTRKGNLKSHMQTHTGERPFSCNECEKSFPIKNHLVRHIRTHTGDKPYSCSICRMCFNQKSILDSHLRTHTGEKPFICKVCSKSFSRKGSLYAHVRTHTGERPFSCNECEKSFSIKSNLLRHVRTHTGEKLFSCNECEKSFSIKSNLV